In Melioribacteraceae bacterium 4301-Me, a genomic segment contains:
- the cydC gene encoding thiol reductant ABC exporter subunit CydC has product MNKTFFKIVSLGLEYKYWMLLAALMSFLVVGSGIGLMMASSYIIACAAILTPIYKLEVAIVGVRFFGIFRGVFRYIERYISHEVTFKLLAKFRVWFFKSLIPLIPSKKKDMSSGDLLSRSIEDIESLEHIFVRVISPPLVFLAVAVTMFFLLSIFNIKYSIAFLIMFLGSAVTISLLTYLLSKNLGEHVVELKSQLQKIVVDSIQGLSELIIYNYSNKWEKEYDEIENQLLHAERKMMLIQSFHENLTGLAMNLTVAVLLCLSIPEVTKGNLNGVYLSVITIGIMASFEIVAQLPVSFQYLSKSIKAGNRLLEITEQQSDEIKIIENKDNEILSYELDVQNVSFSYNQRKKALSEISFRLRENEKIAIVGASGAGKSTLVNIICRLWNYDRGEILIDRINFKKISDEKIRKIISVVPQKVHLFTGTIRENLLIAKEDASDEELNYALKQAELLDFVESLHEKLDTNIGELGKKLSGGEIKRLAIARVLLRNSPILIFDEINSHVDSQTEMKILKSIRQISNGKQILFITHRLVDMEMFNEILVLSNGKIIERGTHSELINHGLYYKKMLTSQNRLIN; this is encoded by the coding sequence ATGAACAAGACATTTTTCAAAATAGTTTCGTTAGGCTTGGAATATAAATATTGGATGCTGCTTGCTGCATTGATGTCTTTTCTTGTGGTAGGAAGTGGTATTGGACTAATGATGGCTTCATCATACATTATTGCATGTGCTGCTATTCTGACGCCAATCTATAAATTGGAAGTAGCAATTGTTGGTGTTAGATTTTTTGGGATTTTCCGCGGGGTTTTTCGCTATATTGAAAGATATATTTCTCATGAAGTTACTTTTAAGCTTTTAGCAAAATTTAGAGTTTGGTTTTTCAAGTCGCTTATACCTCTAATTCCTTCGAAGAAAAAAGACATGTCAAGCGGTGATTTACTCTCACGTTCAATTGAAGATATTGAAAGCCTGGAACATATTTTTGTAAGGGTAATTTCTCCTCCTCTTGTTTTTTTAGCAGTGGCAGTTACAATGTTTTTTCTTTTAAGTATATTCAACATAAAATATTCAATAGCTTTTTTGATAATGTTTTTGGGCTCAGCTGTAACAATTTCTCTTTTAACTTACCTCCTTAGTAAAAACTTAGGTGAACATGTCGTTGAATTAAAATCTCAGCTACAGAAGATAGTTGTCGATAGCATCCAAGGTTTATCAGAGTTGATAATTTACAATTATTCTAACAAATGGGAAAAAGAGTACGATGAAATTGAGAATCAACTTTTACATGCTGAAAGAAAAATGATGCTAATTCAATCTTTCCATGAAAATTTGACCGGATTAGCTATGAACCTAACAGTCGCAGTGTTACTTTGTTTATCTATCCCTGAAGTAACAAAGGGTAATTTGAATGGAGTGTATTTATCTGTAATTACAATTGGAATAATGGCTTCTTTTGAAATTGTGGCTCAGCTGCCGGTTTCATTTCAGTATTTAAGCAAAAGCATTAAAGCAGGGAATAGATTATTGGAGATAACAGAACAACAATCAGATGAGATTAAAATTATAGAGAATAAAGACAATGAGATATTGAGTTATGAACTGGATGTTCAAAATGTTTCTTTTTCTTACAATCAAAGGAAAAAAGCGCTCAGTGAAATTTCTTTTAGACTAAGAGAAAATGAAAAAATTGCTATAGTTGGTGCAAGTGGTGCAGGTAAGTCGACTTTAGTTAATATTATCTGCCGTTTATGGAATTATGACCGTGGAGAGATTTTAATTGATAGAATTAATTTCAAGAAAATTTCTGATGAGAAGATTAGAAAAATAATTTCGGTGGTTCCTCAAAAGGTTCATTTGTTTACTGGGACAATTAGAGAGAATTTATTAATTGCAAAAGAAGATGCATCGGACGAAGAATTGAATTATGCATTAAAGCAGGCAGAGTTATTAGATTTTGTAGAAAGTCTACATGAGAAATTAGACACTAATATTGGTGAACTTGGCAAGAAATTAAGCGGTGGAGAAATTAAACGTTTGGCCATTGCAAGGGTGCTTTTACGAAATTCACCTATTTTAATTTTTGATGAGATAAATTCGCATGTTGATAGCCAAACAGAAATGAAAATTCTTAAATCAATAAGACAAATAAGTAATGGGAAGCAAATTCTTTTTATTACTCATCGTCTGGTTGACATGGAAATGTTTAATGAAATTTTAGTTCTATCGAATGGTAAAATTATAGAACGCGGGACACATTCTGAATTAATTAATCATGGATTATATTATAAAAAAATGTTGACGTCGCAGAATAGGTTAATAAATTAA
- a CDS encoding FTR1 family protein — MFNFSVKPIFILSIYFFIFLAKSYPGENNLERNVRTLITLLDYIGTDYRNAIENGKVINEIEYSEMNDFAEQAESIFNNLSIALKTPNIQKIKNSIKELNQLIKRKADKEIIFKNANDIKQKILSLNLIAIFPLYYPSITNGKKVYQQNCVNCHGQTGKGDGPAAASLIPKPANFLNDSLMNNISPFQIYNTVQIGIKGTSMVPFNNLDDKQIWDVAFYISSLRYKNKFNISKDSINKIYSDILRKLSLEQISTMSDKKLSLLLKNSFNNDSLYLAAIRLYEPQKNSNISIAEASKFLDDALIKYKSGKYEEALDQALSAYLERVEPFEQQLSVINSDLKTELEQIMTKIRNDIRAKRPENELNDDIIRAKRLINNASSLLSSQNFSFWFSFLLAASILLREGLEAFLIIATILSVLKSLQTKHATKWVHYGWITALFIGILSMFFTNLLTALGAQSRELMEGIGSVLAVIILLYVGFWLHSKTEAKRWKEFIEGKIARMVEGNNKWGLALISFIVVFREAFESAIFLSAVSLESSTSGTNGVYFGAALTLIFVLILSWIAIKFTARLPIKKLFQYSALTIAILSVVLAGKGVHALQESGYYSSTFIPYKINFSLLGIYPTIETIAAQVIVLVLTIILWKLSDSSNKKVKTPG; from the coding sequence ATGTTTAATTTTTCTGTTAAACCCATTTTTATACTGTCAATTTACTTTTTCATTTTTCTTGCAAAATCATATCCGGGCGAAAATAATTTAGAAAGGAATGTTCGAACATTAATAACCCTTCTTGATTACATCGGTACAGATTATCGCAATGCAATTGAAAATGGCAAAGTAATTAATGAGATCGAATATTCTGAAATGAACGATTTCGCTGAACAAGCGGAATCGATCTTTAATAATTTATCTATTGCGTTAAAAACGCCAAACATTCAAAAAATAAAAAATAGCATCAAAGAATTAAATCAATTAATTAAAAGAAAAGCAGACAAAGAAATAATTTTTAAAAATGCTAATGATATTAAACAGAAAATTCTCTCACTAAATTTAATTGCAATCTTTCCCCTTTATTATCCAAGCATAACAAACGGTAAAAAAGTTTACCAACAAAACTGTGTAAACTGTCATGGTCAAACTGGTAAAGGTGATGGACCTGCAGCAGCATCCTTAATCCCAAAGCCAGCAAATTTTCTAAATGATTCATTAATGAATAACATCTCTCCATTCCAAATTTATAACACAGTGCAAATAGGTATAAAAGGAACGAGCATGGTACCGTTTAATAACTTAGACGATAAGCAAATATGGGATGTTGCATTTTACATTAGCAGTCTTAGATATAAAAATAAATTTAACATATCAAAAGATTCTATCAATAAGATTTATTCCGACATATTAAGAAAACTATCACTCGAACAAATATCGACCATGTCAGACAAAAAACTATCGCTATTATTAAAAAATTCATTTAATAACGATTCACTTTATTTAGCAGCGATAAGATTGTACGAGCCGCAAAAAAATTCTAATATATCAATTGCAGAAGCTTCGAAATTTTTAGATGATGCATTAATAAAATACAAATCAGGCAAATATGAAGAAGCCCTCGACCAAGCTTTATCTGCTTACCTCGAAAGAGTAGAACCTTTTGAACAGCAGCTTTCCGTTATAAATTCTGACTTGAAAACAGAGCTTGAGCAAATAATGACAAAAATTAGAAATGACATTAGAGCTAAAAGGCCAGAAAATGAATTGAACGATGACATCATAAGAGCAAAAAGATTAATTAACAACGCATCCTCTTTGCTAAGTAGTCAAAATTTTTCTTTTTGGTTTTCTTTCCTGTTAGCAGCTTCCATATTACTTCGCGAAGGTTTGGAAGCATTCTTAATTATTGCAACAATTCTCAGTGTATTAAAATCACTACAAACAAAACATGCAACAAAATGGGTACACTATGGCTGGATAACGGCTTTATTTATCGGAATATTAAGTATGTTTTTCACAAACTTGCTTACAGCACTTGGCGCACAAAGCCGTGAACTTATGGAGGGCATTGGTTCTGTCTTAGCCGTGATAATACTTTTGTATGTGGGTTTCTGGCTTCACAGTAAAACAGAAGCGAAAAGATGGAAAGAGTTTATTGAAGGAAAAATTGCACGAATGGTTGAAGGTAATAATAAATGGGGACTCGCATTAATTTCTTTCATAGTAGTTTTCAGAGAAGCTTTCGAATCAGCAATTTTTCTTTCCGCCGTAAGTCTAGAATCCAGCACTAGTGGAACAAATGGAGTATACTTTGGAGCAGCTTTAACTTTAATTTTTGTTCTAATTCTTTCATGGATAGCAATAAAATTTACAGCAAGACTTCCAATTAAAAAACTATTTCAGTATTCAGCTTTAACTATAGCCATTTTGTCTGTTGTACTCGCAGGTAAAGGAGTTCACGCATTACAAGAAAGCGGATATTATTCTTCAACTTTTATACCATATAAAATTAATTTTTCATTGCTGGGAATATATCCAACAATTGAAACAATTGCAGCACAAGTTATTGTTTTGGTATTAACCATCATATTGTGGAAACTTAGCGATAGCTCAAACAAAAAAGTTAAAACGCCTGGATAA
- a CDS encoding sirohydrochlorin chelatase yields the protein MKVPNFSCSILIILSLCFSYANLTAQHKVGILVLAHGGNKNWNHTVNEAVEHLKKNYEVEIAFGMADPKSMQKGINKLEEKGITKIVVLQLFISSFSPIIRQNEYLLGLRKELADEPMIMNHTSMNHSHIDSQQNNYNNSLKNHTHHISNDNMNHNGEELKLKPLSIKAKIYLTDPLNDHPVVAEILTDRIRELSNSPENETIILVAHGPNDEEDNKKWLSTLESIAEQIRKESNNFKNIFCLTVRDDAPKEIYEIAKENLRSLVRQASKNSSVIIIPVLLSQGGIEKGIVERLDGLTYKWNGKTLLPNKKIIRFLDDSIKKALQE from the coding sequence ATGAAAGTACCAAATTTCTCCTGCTCAATTTTAATAATATTATCATTATGTTTTTCTTATGCGAATCTTACAGCACAGCATAAAGTCGGGATTTTAGTACTTGCGCATGGCGGTAACAAGAATTGGAATCATACAGTTAACGAAGCTGTAGAACATCTCAAAAAAAATTATGAGGTTGAAATTGCTTTTGGAATGGCTGATCCAAAATCAATGCAGAAAGGAATTAATAAACTCGAAGAAAAAGGCATAACTAAAATAGTAGTGCTACAATTATTCATTTCATCTTTTAGTCCTATAATTCGCCAAAATGAATATTTACTTGGATTAAGGAAAGAACTTGCAGACGAGCCAATGATTATGAATCACACTTCGATGAATCATTCACATATCGATTCACAACAAAATAATTATAACAACTCTTTAAAAAATCATACACATCATATTAGCAATGATAACATGAATCACAATGGTGAAGAATTAAAATTGAAGCCTCTTAGTATAAAGGCAAAAATTTATTTAACTGATCCATTAAATGACCATCCGGTGGTTGCTGAAATACTTACTGACAGAATAAGAGAATTAAGTAATTCACCTGAAAATGAAACTATAATATTAGTAGCTCATGGTCCTAACGATGAAGAAGATAACAAAAAATGGCTAAGCACATTAGAAAGTATAGCAGAACAAATTCGTAAGGAAAGTAACAATTTTAAAAATATTTTTTGTCTTACAGTACGCGATGATGCACCAAAAGAAATATATGAAATAGCTAAAGAAAATTTAAGAAGTCTGGTTCGTCAGGCTTCTAAAAACAGCAGTGTGATTATAATCCCGGTCCTTTTGTCACAAGGAGGTATTGAAAAAGGTATAGTTGAGCGTCTAGATGGTCTTACATACAAATGGAACGGTAAAACATTATTACCAAATAAAAAGATTATACGATTTTTAGACGATTCAATTAAAAAAGCTTTACAAGAATAA
- a CDS encoding sirohydrochlorin chelatase, whose protein sequence is MNRTILIQLFSYLLISTVVTFAYSSHNNNFTQPNYDESLHQKKISVIIVGHGAPAKDFPKLSEYFKIHDTHSLKAELLEKELRNWPRNANNDPYWAGFIEVVNEFKKQNKEFHSVHYAFNEMCGPTVEEALEQAAHDNPDLIIVTSIMFTPGGNHSEIDIPKQIESFKENYPNIKIVYAWPYRISDLVNMLTKQINSFTEKIN, encoded by the coding sequence ATGAATAGAACAATTTTAATACAATTATTTTCGTATTTATTGATTAGTACAGTGGTAACATTTGCTTATTCATCTCATAATAATAATTTTACTCAGCCTAATTATGATGAATCTCTGCATCAAAAGAAGATCTCTGTAATAATTGTAGGGCACGGAGCTCCCGCAAAAGATTTCCCAAAATTAAGTGAATACTTTAAGATACACGATACTCATTCACTCAAAGCAGAGTTATTGGAAAAAGAGTTAAGGAACTGGCCTAGAAATGCCAATAATGACCCTTACTGGGCAGGTTTTATTGAAGTAGTTAATGAATTCAAAAAACAAAATAAAGAATTCCATTCAGTTCATTATGCTTTTAATGAAATGTGCGGACCTACTGTAGAAGAGGCTCTTGAACAAGCAGCTCACGATAATCCTGACTTGATAATAGTTACAAGCATAATGTTTACTCCAGGCGGTAATCATTCTGAAATTGATATCCCTAAGCAGATTGAATCATTTAAAGAAAATTATCCAAATATAAAAATTGTCTATGCGTGGCCTTATAGAATTTCTGATCTTGTAAATATGTTGACTAAACAAATAAACAGTTTTACAGAAAAAATTAATTGA
- a CDS encoding HmuY family protein, translating into MAKLSKLNYKAIKYFLIITLYGLIITGCSKDNVTEPEAQSPSAKVHTIYNIPADTANQNKSTYFRFKDSTVVTGTDTATVNWDIAFNKTTIYTNSGSSGPGKGGAIVLRNVNFEDVTEAPETGYSIDSTSAPAIPTGSDKGWYHYSGPPNHLITPIPGVVLIIRCGNGKYAKVQILSYYKNAPQNPTGSEPSRFYSFKYFYQDDGSRNLK; encoded by the coding sequence ATGGCTAAGTTATCAAAACTAAATTACAAAGCAATAAAATACTTTTTGATTATCACGCTATACGGATTAATAATCACAGGATGCTCCAAAGACAATGTTACAGAACCAGAGGCACAATCACCTTCTGCGAAAGTACATACAATATACAATATACCTGCGGATACGGCTAATCAAAATAAAAGCACATATTTCAGATTTAAGGATAGTACAGTTGTTACCGGTACTGACACAGCAACTGTAAATTGGGATATTGCATTCAATAAAACTACCATATACACAAACAGTGGCAGCAGTGGTCCAGGCAAAGGCGGTGCTATTGTTTTAAGAAATGTTAACTTTGAAGATGTAACAGAAGCACCGGAAACAGGCTACAGTATTGATTCTACGTCAGCACCGGCAATTCCAACCGGTTCCGATAAAGGCTGGTATCATTATTCAGGTCCACCAAATCATCTAATAACTCCAATACCTGGAGTAGTTTTAATTATAAGATGTGGAAACGGCAAGTATGCCAAAGTCCAAATTCTAAGTTATTATAAAAATGCGCCACAAAATCCAACAGGCAGTGAACCTTCAAGATTTTATTCATTCAAATATTTTTACCAAGATGATGGTTCAAGAAATCTTAAATAA
- a CDS encoding TonB-dependent receptor domain-containing protein produces the protein MYTIRINTFLYITFFFLAFYSLINAQQKFAISGIIFDEDQNPIPNVNIKIEGTNIGASSDIKGNFEISNVDSGKHVIVVSAIGYETEKRIVVLSENQQISLEVFLKKKNFLIDNIVVTGTRTNKNILNTPIKTEIVTKNDIKNSAFTKLEQVIVEQPGLLIIDEPWGKGVQMQGLDPDYTLVLIDGEPLIGRNAGTIDLSRFSVSNLKQIEIVKGPSSSLYGSEALAGVINLITDIPENSYTLALQSLYKTYNTLDVISNLSLTKEEIFKQNDKLNISLFLERISSDGYKLIPASISLTAPKFFNYSISPLIRYKINDSYFLKFNSRIFLQQQNNIEQSTVLNGIKLVNTTDKLTDWNNSLLFEHKFTSSIKSEANLYFSRYFTNSQSAFQNDGSIYEENIFDQYFYKAEIKNDFLLDTKNYLIAGAGYIFETVQADRIYDGKKNTSSYYFFAQEEWLPNDKFDFVIGVRFDHHNDFASKLSPKFSILFKPYNFLKIRASVGSGFKAPTLQQLYLNFTNAQVGYSVFGSSNIQESIKQLLESQQIQRILIDPERITKIRAESSVGFNFGIEYSPTNSFFASINLFRNNVKDLIEASPIAIKTNGQSVFTYFNINKIYTEGIETSLSFSPFDKFSFSISYQYLQAIDEKILNEIRSGKISKVGSNGRIRLVKESEYGGLFNRSNHSGTIKLSYQNNELGIFANLRGILRSKYGFGDTNGNGILDDNSEYVAGYAIWNFTLTKQIKNYLNIVLGIENIFDKTNPQFIPSLPGRIIYGGINIEFSKNN, from the coding sequence ATGTATACAATAAGAATCAACACTTTCCTCTATATAACTTTTTTCTTTTTGGCATTTTATTCACTTATAAATGCTCAACAAAAATTTGCAATTTCAGGAATAATATTTGATGAAGACCAAAATCCAATACCAAATGTTAATATAAAAATTGAAGGGACAAACATTGGTGCATCTTCAGACATTAAAGGCAATTTTGAGATTAGTAATGTTGATTCAGGTAAACATGTCATAGTTGTATCTGCTATTGGTTATGAAACAGAAAAAAGAATTGTCGTTTTATCGGAAAATCAACAAATCTCGCTAGAAGTTTTTCTTAAAAAGAAAAATTTCTTAATAGACAATATCGTCGTAACTGGAACTCGAACAAATAAAAATATCCTTAATACGCCAATTAAAACAGAAATTGTTACTAAAAACGACATAAAAAATTCTGCATTTACAAAATTAGAGCAGGTAATTGTTGAACAGCCAGGTTTATTAATTATAGATGAACCTTGGGGAAAAGGTGTTCAAATGCAAGGGCTTGACCCAGATTATACTCTCGTTTTGATTGATGGAGAACCTTTAATTGGAAGAAATGCAGGCACTATTGATCTTTCAAGATTTTCTGTGTCAAATTTAAAACAAATCGAAATAGTAAAAGGTCCTTCCTCTTCACTTTATGGAAGTGAAGCACTCGCAGGTGTAATAAATTTAATTACAGATATACCTGAAAATTCTTATACCTTAGCTTTGCAATCACTCTACAAAACATACAATACATTAGATGTTATCAGCAATTTATCACTTACTAAAGAAGAGATATTCAAGCAAAATGATAAATTGAATATTTCTCTGTTTCTTGAACGAATAAGTTCCGATGGATATAAACTTATCCCAGCTTCTATATCTTTAACAGCACCAAAATTTTTTAATTACAGTATATCACCTCTAATAAGATATAAAATTAACGACTCTTACTTCCTTAAGTTTAATAGCAGAATTTTTTTGCAGCAGCAAAATAATATAGAACAATCAACAGTATTAAACGGAATAAAATTAGTTAACACTACAGATAAATTGACCGATTGGAACAATAGTTTATTATTCGAACATAAATTTACTTCATCAATTAAATCTGAAGCTAATTTATATTTTTCAAGATATTTTACAAATTCCCAATCAGCTTTCCAAAATGATGGCAGTATTTATGAAGAAAATATTTTTGACCAATACTTTTATAAAGCAGAAATTAAAAATGACTTTTTATTGGATACAAAAAATTATCTCATCGCTGGAGCAGGATATATTTTCGAAACTGTACAGGCTGATAGGATTTATGATGGTAAAAAAAATACAAGCTCTTACTATTTTTTTGCACAGGAAGAATGGCTGCCAAACGACAAATTCGATTTTGTAATTGGTGTTCGATTTGACCATCATAACGATTTTGCTTCAAAGTTAAGTCCTAAATTTTCAATTCTATTCAAACCTTATAACTTTCTAAAAATTAGAGCATCTGTTGGAAGCGGATTTAAAGCTCCAACACTACAGCAGCTTTATCTTAATTTTACAAATGCTCAAGTAGGCTATAGTGTTTTTGGGTCTTCAAATATTCAGGAATCTATTAAACAATTATTAGAATCGCAACAAATCCAAAGAATATTAATAGACCCTGAGAGGATAACAAAGATTCGTGCCGAAAGTTCAGTTGGATTTAATTTTGGAATAGAATACTCACCCACAAATTCATTTTTCGCTTCAATAAATCTATTTAGAAATAATGTTAAAGATTTGATTGAGGCAAGTCCAATCGCAATCAAAACAAATGGACAAAGTGTGTTTACTTATTTCAACATTAATAAAATATATACTGAAGGAATTGAAACTTCATTATCATTTTCTCCTTTTGATAAATTTTCTTTCTCTATCAGTTATCAATACTTACAAGCAATAGATGAAAAAATTCTTAACGAAATAAGAAGCGGCAAAATTTCAAAGGTCGGCTCTAATGGAAGAATAAGGTTAGTTAAAGAATCTGAGTATGGCGGACTCTTCAACCGTTCAAATCATTCAGGCACAATTAAACTTTCTTATCAAAATAATGAGCTGGGTATTTTTGCAAACTTAAGAGGTATTTTACGCAGTAAATACGGATTTGGTGATACTAACGGCAATGGTATTCTTGATGACAACAGTGAATATGTTGCTGGTTATGCTATTTGGAATTTTACTTTAACAAAACAAATAAAGAATTATTTAAATATTGTTTTAGGAATAGAAAACATTTTCGACAAAACTAATCCACAATTTATTCCTTCATTACCCGGCAGAATTATTTACGGTGGAATAAATATCGAATTTTCAAAAAACAATTGA
- a CDS encoding LuxR C-terminal-related transcriptional regulator: protein MITIVIATPIYLFRRGFRSIIEKNESYLLKGEITNKKEFWNKLKIFQPDIIAIDMDQRDFILHDDIEMIHEVSPLTKILVISENNKKDIILKAIKNGVLGYLTKECDENEILTALDSLSRGEKFFCNKILNVILEEKIEEPKNEIELTKREIEIIRLIAEKYSNQEIADKLFISIHTVYTHRKNIMKKLKLKSPVELILYAIDSGII from the coding sequence ATGATTACTATTGTTATTGCAACTCCTATATACCTATTTAGAAGGGGCTTTCGTTCTATTATAGAAAAAAACGAGAGTTATTTACTAAAAGGAGAAATAACAAACAAAAAAGAGTTCTGGAATAAACTAAAAATATTTCAGCCAGATATTATAGCAATTGATATGGACCAAAGAGACTTCATTCTTCATGATGATATTGAAATGATACATGAGGTCTCGCCATTAACTAAAATTTTGGTTATATCAGAGAATAATAAAAAGGACATTATTCTGAAAGCTATAAAAAACGGCGTCTTGGGTTATTTAACAAAAGAATGCGATGAAAATGAAATTTTAACTGCTTTAGATTCTCTTTCTAGAGGTGAAAAGTTCTTCTGTAATAAAATTCTTAACGTTATACTCGAAGAAAAAATTGAAGAACCTAAAAATGAAATTGAATTAACAAAAAGAGAAATTGAAATTATCAGACTTATTGCAGAAAAATATTCCAATCAAGAAATAGCTGATAAACTGTTTATAAGTATCCATACTGTTTACACTCACCGTAAAAACATTATGAAAAAACTTAAACTAAAATCACCAGTAGAATTAATTCTTTATGCTATTGATTCTGGCATTATTTAA
- a CDS encoding class I SAM-dependent methyltransferase yields MARTEPFDKYLNEYEQWFKEYSFVYQSEIEALRHFIPVGKRGIEIGIGTGRFAIPFNIREGVEPSKEMRNFSLRLGLTVYDAIAENLPLSNESYDFVLMVTTICFIDDIKKAFNEVHRILKSNGNFIVGFVDKNSSLGMKYEVLKEHNPFYRIATFYSVDNVRHFLTEGKFTNIEIIQTIFGELDQIKEVQQFKEGYGEGGFVVIKADKSSN; encoded by the coding sequence ATGGCAAGGACAGAGCCTTTCGATAAATATTTAAATGAATACGAACAATGGTTCAAAGAATATTCTTTTGTTTATCAATCTGAAATAGAAGCTTTAAGACATTTTATTCCAGTGGGCAAAAGGGGAATAGAAATTGGAATTGGTACTGGACGCTTTGCCATACCTTTTAATATTAGGGAAGGGGTAGAACCATCCAAGGAGATGAGAAATTTCTCTCTAAGATTGGGCTTAACTGTTTACGATGCAATAGCAGAAAACCTTCCGCTTAGTAATGAATCATATGATTTTGTGTTGATGGTTACTACTATTTGTTTTATTGATGATATAAAAAAAGCATTTAATGAAGTACATAGAATTCTTAAATCTAACGGTAACTTTATAGTTGGATTTGTTGATAAAAATAGTTCACTTGGGATGAAATATGAAGTGTTAAAAGAACATAATCCGTTTTATCGCATTGCTACTTTTTACTCTGTTGATAATGTAAGACATTTTTTGACAGAGGGAAAATTCACCAACATTGAAATAATTCAGACTATATTTGGAGAGCTTGATCAGATTAAAGAAGTACAACAATTTAAAGAAGGTTATGGAGAAGGTGGCTTTGTTGTTATAAAAGCAGATAAAAGTAGTAATTGA
- a CDS encoding GIY-YIG nuclease family protein produces the protein MWYVYIIKSLTSDYIYIGSTNDIKRRLEEHNNGLNISTKHYRPFKLEAYVAVNTESKARKLEKYFKTGSGKAILKKRILSDEAT, from the coding sequence ATGTGGTATGTTTATATCATAAAAAGCTTAACGTCGGATTATATTTATATTGGTTCCACAAATGATATTAAAAGAAGACTAGAAGAACATAATAATGGATTAAATATTTCTACGAAACATTATAGACCTTTCAAATTAGAAGCCTATGTTGCCGTAAATACCGAATCTAAAGCAAGAAAACTTGAGAAATATTTTAAGACAGGTTCTGGAAAAGCAATATTAAAGAAAAGAATTTTATCTGACGAAGCAACGTAG